AAGCGCGGTCTGAAGGTCGTCTCGGACGAGGGTGCGCTGACGGCCGCGGTCGACGAGGCCATCGCCGGGAACCCCGGGGTCGCGGAGAAGATCCGTGGGGGCAAGGTGGCGGCGGTCGGCGCTCTCGTGGGGGCCGTCATGAAGGCCACGCGGGGACAGGCGGACGCCGCGCGGGTCAAGGAACTGATCCTTGAGAAGCTGGGTGTCGAGGGCTAGTCCTCGACTGGGGCTTGCTTGTGCGGAGGGGCGTTGCACCTGGGGTGCGGCGTCCCTCCGCCGTTTCCTGCCGCAGATGCCCGTCCGGGGCGACAGAGTCCCGTGGAATGTCGTGTGAACTGTCTCGCACTCGTGTGAGTAAGGCCATGAACGGGGCCGACGATCTCTTTGGGCTGGAAGAGTGACAACGCATCGGTCATGCGTTCTTTGCGGGCAGTTCCCGATAAAGATCCACAAATCCCCCAGGGAGCTCGTCCGTGGCAGCCCTCGCACGCTGGTGTGTGCAGCACCGTCTCGTCGTCCTACTGCTCTGGCTCACCGCCCTCGGCGGAACCGCCGCCGCCGCACTCGTCGCCGGATCCGCGTACTCGAACGACTACCAGGTGCCGGGCACCGAGTCGGGCCGGGCCGCCGAACTGCTCCAGGAGAACTTCCCCGGGCTCGGCGGCGACGGCGACACCGTCGTGTGGCACTCCACCCCGGACACGGTCCGCGCGGCCGACGTCGAACAGACCATGACCCGCACCCTCGACCGGATCGCCGCCCTGCCGGGGGTGAGCACGGTCCTCAGCCCCTACGAGGGCGCCGGCGCCGGGCAGATCAGCGGCGACGGGCGTACCGCCTACGCCACGGTGACCTTCGACGAACCGGCCGAGGACATCGACCGGGGCGAGGCCGCGGCCGTCGTCGCCGCCGCGCAGGCCGCCCGGGCCGACGGGCTCCAGGTCGAGCTGGGCGGCCAGGCCGTCGCCCTCACCGAGTCCTCCGGCGGACACCTCGCCGAGATCGTCGGCGTGGCCGTCGCCGCCGTGGTCCTCTTCCTAGCCTTCGGTTCCCTCGCCGCCTCGGCCCTGCCCATCGCCACGGCGCTGGTGGGCGTCGGCACCGCGTACGCGGGAATCGTGCTGCTCGGACACCTGATGACGGTCGCCGACTTCGCGCCCATGCTCGGTCTGCTGATCGGCCTCGGTGTCGGCATCGACTACGCGCTGTTCATCGTGACCAGGCACCGCCGCGGTCTCAAGCGCGGCCTCCCGGTCGAGGAGGCCGCCCGTGAGGCGGTGGCCACCACCGGGCGCGCGGTCGTCTTCGCGGGCGCCACCGTCTGCGTCGCCCTGCTGGGCATGCTCATCCTGCGGCTCGGCTTCCTGAACGGCGTCGCGATCGCCGCCTCGCTCACCGTGGTCCTCACGGTCGCGGCCTCCGTCACCCTGCTGCCCGCGCTGCTCTCCTTCATCGGCACGCGCGCGCTCAGCCGCCGCGAACGCCGACGGCTGGCCGAGCACGGGCCACAGCCGGAGGTTCCCGCCGGGCTCGCCGCCCGCTGGTCCGCCTTCGTCGAACGGCACCCCAAGCTCCTCGGCGGGGCCGCCCTCGCCGCCATGGCGCTGCTCGCGCTGCCGATGTTCTCCCTGCACCTGGGCACCTCCGACCAGGGCAACAACCCGGAGACGGCCACCACGCGACAGGCGTACGACCTGATCTCGAAGGGCTTCGGGCCGGGTATGAACGGGCCGCTGATCCTCGTCACACCGGTCGTCGGCGCCCAGGACCGGCTCGCCCTCGACAACCTCGACGCCACACTGCGGCAGACCGAGGGCGTCCGGGACGTGACCCCGGTGACGTACGACGGCGACGGGGACACCGCCCACCTCGTCGTCGTACCGGAGTCCTCACCGCAGTCCCGGCAGACCAGCGAACTCGTCGACCGGCTGCGTACCGACGTGCTGCCGCGGGCCGAGGCCGGTACCACCCTCGATCTCCGGGTCGGCGGTATCACCGCCGGATACGACGACTTCGCGGACGTCATCGTCGGGAAGCTGCCCCTCTTCGTGGGCGTGGTGATCGGCCTCGGCTGCCTCCTGCTGCTGTTCGCCTTCCGGTCCGTCGGCATCCCCCTGAAGGCCGCCGCGATGAACGTCGCCGCCGTCGCCGCCTCCTTCGGAGTCGTCGTGGCGATCTTCCAGTGGGGCTGGGGCAGCGAACTTCTCGGCCTCGGCCGGGCCGGCCCGGTCGAACCCTTCCTGCCCGTGATCATGGTCGCCGTGCTCTTCGGGCTCTCCATGGACTACCAGGTGTTCCTGGTCGGCAGGATGTACGAGGAGTGGCTGGAGACCGGCGACAACCGCCGGGCCGTGCGCGTGGGCCTCGCGGAGACCGGCCGGGTGATCAACTCCGCCGCCGTGATCATGATCTCGGTCTTCCTGGCCTTCGTGCTCAGCGGCGACCGCGTGATCGCGATGTTCGGCATCGGGCTGGCCGCCGCCGTCGCCCTCGACGCGTTCGTGCTGCGTACGCTCCTGGTGCCCGCCCTCATGCACCTGCTCGGCGGCGCCAACTGGTGGCTGCCCGGCTGGCTCGACCGGCGCCTGCCGCGGCTCAGTATCGAGCCGCCGGAAATCCGTACCGCCGCTCCGGACCGCCGTGCGACGATCCCGGGGGCGCGCGGCGACGCGCCCGTGGACGCGGCGGACGCACCCGTGGCGGTACTCGTGAAGGAGCGGCAGCAGGATGTACGCGATATCCCTGGGTGACGACGGTGCCGAACTGCGGCCTCTTGAGCCGTGGCACGCGGACGAGTTCCTGGCTCATCTCGACCGCGGACGCGAGTTCGTCCAGCAGTACATCTCCTTCGGGTCGCGTGTCACCGACGCCGGCTCCGCGCGCGAGCTGCTCCAGTCGTTCGCCGACAAGAAGGCCGCCGACACGGGCAGCCTGCACGGGATATGGCTGGAGGGCCTGCTCGTCGGCGGTGTGCTCTTCCGTGTCTTCGACGCCGAGCACGGGGTCTGCGAGGTCGGCTGCTGGCTGGAGCCCGCGGTGTCGGGCCGCGGTCTGGTCACGCGCGCGATCCGCGTCCTCATCGACTGGGCGGTCGACGCACGCGGCATCCACCGTGTGGAGTGGCATGCGGCCGTCGCCAACGAGCCCAGCCTGAACGTGGCCCGTCGGCTCGGCATGAGCCGCGAGGGCGTCCTGCGCGAGAACTGGCCCCACCGGGGCGTACGACAGGACACGGAGGTGTGGTCGGTCCTCGCGGGGGAGTGGCGGGCCGCCCGCCGGGCCGCCGCCGGACAAGGGGATCTGCCGGCCCGTGCGTGAGGATCCTGGGATCTTTAAGAAATTCTCAGACAGCGTCCGTACGGTGCGGAGCATGGGAACCAAGACAGAGAACGAGGCCGGGATCGAGACCGGCACCGAGGCACAGCGCGAGGACGAGGCCGTGAAGCTCGGCAAGGGCGATGAGACGGGCGAGGCCAACAGCGAGGAGAAGGGCACGGCCGGCGAGGTCGGAGAGGTCGAGAACTCCGAGGACTCCGAGGCGGCCGACGGCGACCTGGAGCAGGACGAACAGGACGTCGTGGCGGCGCGAAGCGGTTCCGGGGTCGGCATGGGCGCCGCCGCGGTCGTCTCCGCGGGACTGGGCATCGTCTCGCTGACCGGCAGCTGGGTCGGCACGATCGCGCAGGCGCGCGACTCGCTGTACGGCCAGCTGGAGACCGCGCAGGGCTCGCCCGTCGCCACCCAGATCAAGCAGGTGTACGCCGACTCCTGGAACGCCAACGCCCTGGTCGCCGGCTTCTTCGCGCTGGCCGCGCTGATCGTCGGCGTCGTGGTGCTGGTGCGGCCGGCGTTCGGCAACCCGGACCGGATCCCCGCCCAGTCCCCGTGGGTCAAGTCCGTCGCCTGGGCGGGTGTCTCGCTCGGCGTCATCGGCCTGCTGCTGGCCGCGCTCAAGTACTCCGACGTCCTGCTCGGCATGCCGACGACCACCGGCTGACCGACCGCACCACTTTGCACGTACGCGAGGAACCGCGCGTCCTGAGGGGCCTTAGTCCCGCCGTGAGCCACTCACGGCGGGACTAAGGCCCCTCGCGCGTGCAAGATGCGGAACTCTCCCGATGTGGCGCACCCCCTGGGAGACGAAGGTGGAGGCATCACGAACGAGCGAAGCCGACGGTGACTCCCCACCGGTCACTCTTCGCCGGTCACTCTTCCCAAGGGGTACGAGATGTTCGAGTACGAGCTCCAGCAGATCCGGGCCGCGGAAATGATCCGCGCCGCCGACGACTACCGCATGGCCCGCGAGGCCGTCCGCACCCGCCGTGCCGCCCGGCACGAGGCCGCGCGGTCCGGTCACCACGACGGCGAGGGGCGGGTGAACGGCCACCGCCCCCGCAGGCCCCGGTTCGCACGCGCCGCGTGAACGCCGGGGCACCGAGGGGCGGCCGCACGGGGGTCGGCCGCCCCGCACGGAACGAAGGGGCGACGACCGCTCACCCGGTCACGGACCCGCCCCCGGCCGCCGCGGCCGGGCCCGAGGCCACCGGCATGCTCCGGCCGGACGGCCCGGGGGCCGCGGCCCGGCCGCGGATAACCAGTGCCGTCGTGTCCGACCCCTGTGCGATGCTCGGCGCTGTGGAGACCAGGTCCGTCAGTCCCGTCTTCGTCGGCCGGACCGACGAACTGGACGTACTGAACGACGCGCTCGCCCGCGCCACCGCGGGCGAGCCGCAGGCGTTGCTCCTCGGCGGCGAGGCCGGCGTCGGAAAGACCCGGCTCATCGAGGAGTTCGCGGCGGGCGCCTGCCGCGAGGGCGCCGTCGTGGCCGTCGGCGGCTGCGTCGAGATCGGCGCCGACGGACTGCCCTTCGCCCCCTTCTCCACCGCCCTGCGGGCCCTGAGGCGCCATCTGCCCGACGCACTGGCCACCGCGGCGGCGGGCCAGGAGGAGGAACTGGCCCGGCTGCTGCCGGAGTTGGGGGAGACCACCCGCGGACGGCACGACGAGGACGGCATGGCCCGCCTCTTCGAACTCACCGTCCGCCTCCTGGAACGCGTCGCCGCAGACCGCCCCGTCGTCGTCCTCCTGGAGGACCTGCACTGGGCGGACGCCTCCACCCGCCACCTCCTCGCCTACCTCTTCCGGACCCTGCGCAGCGGCCACCTCCTCGTCGTCGCCACCTACCGCGCCGACGACGTCCACCGCCGCCACCCGCTGCGTCCGCTCCTCGCCGAACTCGACCGGCTGCGCACCGTCCGCCGCATCGAGCTGCGCCGCTTCACCCGCGCCGAGGTCGCCCGCCAGATCGCCGGAATCTTCGGCTCCGAGCCCGACGCGGCCCAGGTCGACGACATCTTCGCCCGCTCCGACGGCAACGCCTTCTTCGTCGAGGAACTGGCCGTCGCCGCCCATGACGGCTGTGCCACCGGCCTCACCGACTCCCTGCGCGACCTGCTCCTCGTCCGCGTCGAGAGCCTGCCCGAGAGCTCCCAGCGGGTCGCCAGGATCGTCGCCGAGGGCGGCTCGACGGTGGAGTACCGGCTGCTCGCGGCCGTGGCACGGCTCTCGGAGGACGACCTCATCGAGGCGCTGCGGGCCGCCGTCGGCGCCAACATCCTGCTCGCCACACCCGACGGCGACGGCTACCGCTTCCGCCACTCCCTGGTGCGCGAGGCCGTCGGCGACGACCTGCTGCCCGGCGAGCGCTCCCGCCTCAACCGCCGTTACGCCGAGGCCCTGGAGGCCGACCCCGCCCTCGTACCGGCGGGGGAGCGCGCCGCCCGGCTGGCCAGCCACTGGTACCACGCGCACGACGCCGCCAAGGCCCTGCCGGCCGTCCTCGACGCCTCCGTCGCGGCCCGCCGCCGGCACGCCTACTCGGAGCAGGTACGCCTCCTGGAACGGGCGATGGAGCTGTGGGACACGGCCCCCGAAGCCGTACGCGCCGCCCTGCGCACCGCCGACTACAGCGAGGCCTATCCGCCCCCGCCGCCCGAGGTGCGCGCTGCGGGCGCCGGCGACCGCGACCCGGCCACCGCCCCGCTGCGGTACCTCGACCTGCTGGCCGAGGCCGCCGTGGCGGGCCGGCTCTGCGGGGAGCGCAAGCGCGCGCTGAAGACGACCAAGCGAGCCCTGCACCTCCTTGAGGACGAGCGGGACCCGCTGCGCGCCGCCTGGTTCTGGCTCCAGCGCTCCCGCCTCGTCGAGGGGCAGGGCCTCGGCGACGGCTGGCAGGAACTGGGCACCGCGCAGGACCTCGTACGAGGACTGCCGCCCTCAGAGGTGCACGCGGACGTCCTCGCCCATGTCGCCAACTGGCTGATGACGCACCGGCCGGGCCCGGACGCCCTCCAGGCCGCCGAACGCGCCGTGCAGTACGCCCGCATGGTCGGCGCCCGCGACATCGAGCTGAACGCCCGCCTCACCCTGGGCGGA
This sequence is a window from Streptomyces ortus. Protein-coding genes within it:
- a CDS encoding GNAT family N-acetyltransferase, with the translated sequence MYAISLGDDGAELRPLEPWHADEFLAHLDRGREFVQQYISFGSRVTDAGSARELLQSFADKKAADTGSLHGIWLEGLLVGGVLFRVFDAEHGVCEVGCWLEPAVSGRGLVTRAIRVLIDWAVDARGIHRVEWHAAVANEPSLNVARRLGMSREGVLRENWPHRGVRQDTEVWSVLAGEWRAARRAAAGQGDLPARA
- a CDS encoding MMPL family transporter, with the translated sequence MAALARWCVQHRLVVLLLWLTALGGTAAAALVAGSAYSNDYQVPGTESGRAAELLQENFPGLGGDGDTVVWHSTPDTVRAADVEQTMTRTLDRIAALPGVSTVLSPYEGAGAGQISGDGRTAYATVTFDEPAEDIDRGEAAAVVAAAQAARADGLQVELGGQAVALTESSGGHLAEIVGVAVAAVVLFLAFGSLAASALPIATALVGVGTAYAGIVLLGHLMTVADFAPMLGLLIGLGVGIDYALFIVTRHRRGLKRGLPVEEAAREAVATTGRAVVFAGATVCVALLGMLILRLGFLNGVAIAASLTVVLTVAASVTLLPALLSFIGTRALSRRERRRLAEHGPQPEVPAGLAARWSAFVERHPKLLGGAALAAMALLALPMFSLHLGTSDQGNNPETATTRQAYDLISKGFGPGMNGPLILVTPVVGAQDRLALDNLDATLRQTEGVRDVTPVTYDGDGDTAHLVVVPESSPQSRQTSELVDRLRTDVLPRAEAGTTLDLRVGGITAGYDDFADVIVGKLPLFVGVVIGLGCLLLLFAFRSVGIPLKAAAMNVAAVAASFGVVVAIFQWGWGSELLGLGRAGPVEPFLPVIMVAVLFGLSMDYQVFLVGRMYEEWLETGDNRRAVRVGLAETGRVINSAAVIMISVFLAFVLSGDRVIAMFGIGLAAAVALDAFVLRTLLVPALMHLLGGANWWLPGWLDRRLPRLSIEPPEIRTAAPDRRATIPGARGDAPVDAADAPVAVLVKERQQDVRDIPG
- a CDS encoding helix-turn-helix transcriptional regulator encodes the protein MLGAVETRSVSPVFVGRTDELDVLNDALARATAGEPQALLLGGEAGVGKTRLIEEFAAGACREGAVVAVGGCVEIGADGLPFAPFSTALRALRRHLPDALATAAAGQEEELARLLPELGETTRGRHDEDGMARLFELTVRLLERVAADRPVVVLLEDLHWADASTRHLLAYLFRTLRSGHLLVVATYRADDVHRRHPLRPLLAELDRLRTVRRIELRRFTRAEVARQIAGIFGSEPDAAQVDDIFARSDGNAFFVEELAVAAHDGCATGLTDSLRDLLLVRVESLPESSQRVARIVAEGGSTVEYRLLAAVARLSEDDLIEALRAAVGANILLATPDGDGYRFRHSLVREAVGDDLLPGERSRLNRRYAEALEADPALVPAGERAARLASHWYHAHDAAKALPAVLDASVAARRRHAYSEQVRLLERAMELWDTAPEAVRAALRTADYSEAYPPPPPEVRAAGAGDRDPATAPLRYLDLLAEAAVAGRLCGERKRALKTTKRALHLLEDERDPLRAAWFWLQRSRLVEGQGLGDGWQELGTAQDLVRGLPPSEVHADVLAHVANWLMTHRPGPDALQAAERAVQYARMVGARDIELNARLTLGGLLVESGDIGAGLAEVHEVKERATELGAAYVLGRAHVNLPSHLEGVGRSQEAVGILEEGVLLTRRYGLLDTEAWIWGNLGESLFSLGRWPEAAEAGYHSERVGQSAKPRGFRTMLHARLELARGDLPTARARLAEARGHFGTHDAVPQNALPLTTLAIGIAAGEGRLLDARTELAEALRPGFPPGTQRYGWPLLLAAATAEADARGLPAAEPGRAAVVERLRTTAKSLTTNVPVWQAYELWVRVELLRAEGRDTPDDWAAVVAAFEPLERPYDLARVRHRLAEALLGSGGTEDERGRATELLRLVRALADHLGARPLTDAVALLAQRARLTLAPPSGRTPVAVDPAEALGLTSRERDVLRLVAVGRTNRQIAGELFISPKTASVHVSNILAKLGVSGRGEAAAVAHRMRLFPPETAAAGPAGRAR